taggcctaccatcacgttacattttgtacaaataattaaatagcctacagcGATAATGCCGGCGCTGTCGCGCTTGTCAATTGACAGCTGCATTGAATAGACCTACCTATGCATTTTCTACATCAACAAAATGGCCGCTGCGAACGTTATTACCTGATTATTACGTAGATCGAATATGCCTAATTAGTTAATATGTTCTTCTGCTGTTCTGTGTTATACTGTGCTTTATCTGACCTATACAAGACCCATGactttacagtagcctaactggGGCATGTTTTGGTCTTTGATTGTTTTAGTTAGTTACAAGTCCATATGTATCTTGTCACGTCTAGGCTGGGGCAGAGATCTCCACAGTCCACCCTGAACAGTATGCCAAACGCTTCCGGGAATTCATCGCCAACATTTTCGCCTGAGTGCTATTGTTGCACACTCCAGTTTGCCTACAACAACCACTCTATTTATTGACTGAAAATGACTGCATTACATAACATGTGATTCATCCACTGTATTGTCATATTCCATTGAACACTTTGCATGAAGTGCAATTGATGTTTTAAACTTTAATGTAATTCTAATGATGTTTATAGTTGTTAAAGACTACATTCTAAAGCTACACCTGTCCTGTAATATGATGTATGTTTAAGACATAAGACACATGTTTAAGGGTTAGAGTAAGGTGACGGTTATGTCAAGGGCTCGAGCAGGAGCTAGTGTGAAGCTGGAATAAGATTCAGGTGATGCCTGTGCCTTAAATTGTGGTTATGAGTGTCATGTCTTTATGAGATGTATTTATAATGTATAGAGGAATGTTTGAAGATGTCTGAAATTGAATATCAAAATAAAACCATATCCTTGTCTTAGATTTTGAATGTCTCTAAGTAATATCTCAGTTTGCTTGCAGAAATGCATTAATCCAATACTCCGGTGTTAGAAATCCAAAAGTAAGGCTGAACGCTGAagcttatggttatggttatataGCTATACATACTTAGTGCTGTTGTTTCTGGTTTGTTGTAATTTAACTAGGCCTAATATATAGTGGTTTACAACATCTTATTTGCTATTGGCTATTGGGATCGCTTTTGCTTTTTGGTAGTTGGAAAGTGTCAAATCATTTCCTTTTTGCCTGGTCTCCACAGTCTTCCCCAAAGACCCCTCACATCCTGAGCCACATCCTACCAGTGAGCTTCCCTGGTCAGCCAATCTGACTCCTAAGCCCTGAGTGCAACCGCTCTGCTTCTCTCATCTTTGCCACATTTGACAGAGAAGCCTGAGAGGACGCAAACAACGCTTCATGGAACAGCCAACTTAGAATTATCGTCAAGGACATTTTCTATGACAACAAGTGAATAATATCATCAAAATACATACATAGGGCACAAAGAAGAATCCTCAGAAACTTAAAAAAGGGGTAGATTCTATGAGTATAAATACCCATAGAATTGGCCAGTAGATCATTAGTAGATCTCTGAACTCTACATATTCTTCTTCACAGAGAAAGCACAGTGTTACAAGCTGGTGAGTAAGAGTGATAAGGATAATATTGCTAATGATAATGAGAATATTGTGTTACACTTTATAGTAAAactatggtaacactttatagtGGCATGACCTTATGCTATATGGCTATATAGGTACAGTGCGCTAAATACCTAGTGTATGAATTGGATAGCAGTACACTAATATATTTGTGCTGATATGCAAATGTAGGATCGGGTTTAATAATGTGCTATTACTCACTGAAAAATACTACAGTATTTGTAATGGTAGAATAATAATAGAATAATATTATGAGGGCTCTTTAATATAGTGTGACCAATAATGTTTTCTTACTTTATAATTGAACATATCTAATGTAGATGCTTATAGATGCCGTTGTAGATGTTTGTGCTGAAAGGACCAATTTCATTGATTGGTTTAGCCACATGTTGGCTACCGAATGACTGTATTTGACTATTTGCTTATTTAATTTGAGAGAAAAAATAAGCTCCAAGGCACTCTTCTTTtgcaaaaatataaacataaaaattatttaatatttaatttgAAGTTTGAGTTGGCAAATGTATTAAGTATATCTAATTTGTCTTTCAAACCAGACAATGTTTGACAGCAATGAAACTATTTGGGACGTCTTCTTCCACTGCTCCGTGGAGCTGGACTACAAGTCCAGGCACATTGTCCTCTTCTTCGTCTACCTCATCGCCTTCATGGTGGGCCTGGCAGCCAACAGCGTGGTGGTGTGGGTCAACTGGCAGAGGCGGCACTCGCGCAGCACCGACGTCTTCTGCACGCTCAACATCTGCATCTCGCACCTGATGGTGATGACGGTCATGCCCATCTTCCTGCTGGAGGTCATGATGGATTACGTGTGGATGTGGGGCCAGTTCCTCTGCCGCTTCACCACCTTCATCTATGAGTTCAACTACTACAGCACCTCCTTCTTCCTGGCGTACATGTCAGTGGAGCGCTACCTGGCGCTCACCCGAGCCAGCGTTGCCACAGCAACGCCTCCGAGACCCTGGGGCCCGGCAGAGAAGCGGCGTCGGGTGCTCATCTGCGCCGGGTTCTGGACCTTCGCCTTGCTGCTGACGCCGCTGCTAGTGTCCAACGTCCAGCTGGTAGAGTACCACTCGCCCGGCTGCTACCTCGCGCCGGAGAAGGACTACGTCACCTGGGTGGTGGTCATCACCATGACCTCCATGATCTTCCAGTTTCTGATCCCTGGGGCTATCATCATCACCTGCAACTGGCTTACTGTGCAGGCCCTGAAGAAGTCGCCGGAGCTTCAGGCATCCTACAACGTGGACACAAAGATGTTTCACTTCTACTCAGCAGCATTCGTTGTGTGCTGGCTACCATATCATCTCGTCAATCTTTTAATAATGGTGGACGACCTTAACCCACTTATACTAAACTGTGACACCACAAACGTGGTATACTTCTCCCTCAACGTGCTGTTTTCCTTCACCCACCTCCACTACATCGCCAACCCGGTCCTCTACAACTTCCTGAGCCCCAGCTTCCGCAGAAGCCTCCTGAGAGCGGTGGCCCGCTACGTGAGAAAGGAGGCGATGGCAATCCCTGTGGAGGACGGTGTAGAGGCCGAAGGAAAAAACAAGCCCAAAAACACTAGCCTGAGAAAGATGAGCAACGCCAGCACCAGTCAGTCAGACATAGACTCTTAAAGTTATAACACAAATCTAATGGGAAGAAGGTGAATAAGCAAGGAgttgaaagaaaataaaaatagtcCTTGAACAAAAAGACAAGTAGGTCTACTAGTAAGAACATGTAATGTGGGACTGAGATAAACTCAATCTATTCAGTCTTCATTATCCACCAATTAAAGATGTTAACATGTTTCCACGGTTGAATGCTATTGTGATAGCAATCAGTGTGTCTTCTATCTGTTACCTGACCTATTTCAGTGTACTATTTTGTTATGGTTGTAAGATGCTGCGAAATCAAACAGATAGGTAACACTACCTTCTGTTTGCTACTAGCTGAATACACTATCTTAATGGTCGGTTATAATCTGACCTTTTATCTGTAATGATATAactttattttcacatttgtttGAAATACATTGCCCTGTCCTTTTGCCTTTCACTCTATACATTATATCAAAACAATTTGGAAAAATTGTTTTCTTGGAcgtcttttgggcccccactgtcgacttcaaggctTGAAGGCGACGGTGGGGGCCCAAAACACCATTAAGCGTGGACAACGCTGACCTAGTCTTAATATAACTTTTCTTCTTTTAATTTTCTAATTCTCTCAGTTCCATGCAGTCTTAAATGCAAGTGTaatgttatatataataccaCTTGAGCACTGTAATATATGCAACAAAGTACTCCAACACATAGCACATGAAATCTGAATGGAAACCAAATAAGATATGTCATTTAAAAGTCAAGTAGTAGTCCTGCCATTTAGGACATGGCCACACAGGCCCTGTTTGGAGTCTTGTGCCCCAACAGAGTGGGAATGCTTCCAGGAAGTAACTGTTTCCTGCTCTTTAGCTGTGTCAGCTTTAATATCCTCACAACTGTGTGACAGTTTGTGATGAAGTGTGCActttcttttctgtttctgttgaagttgataaaaaaaaaaatgtgtgtgtgtgcatgtgctgtaCCTCATGAGTCACTTTGGATACAACCATCTGCCAAATGAGTATAACTGTAAATGTAATTAAACTCCTTCACTTCTACAGTGTCACCAGTATGAAAGCTAGCAAAAATGTTATGGTGTGTAGCTGGTCTGTACAGTGAGGACCACCTTTCATATAAGCATTTATTTTGCCTTTTAAAGTCATATTTCGGGGTTGTATTTCAGTGTAATATTTCGCTGAGAGATGCATTAGAGGTTAAGGAATGTATTTGTGGTCAAATTAGAAAAATTCTATTTTAGGATTTATTTTTATCCCCTCTCCTTTCAAATCGCTCATTTTGTCATGCACGCCCCATACGTGGATCACACTATTCACAGTCAACCTAAAAAAAGATTTAAATGAACATAACTCATTTGTTTCTGAAAAATTTACTCCCTTGATCCTAAAGCTTTAACATATTCAAATATACATAGTTGTCAGGGTATACATTTGCCAGTATTGGCTGCACTAACCTACTGATTCAGTGTTTTACATGGGTTGTGTCTTGTGGTAGGTAGATGCAGTTAAATATGGGTATGCTGGTTAATGGAGTATGGTCAGAGTAACCATGGACAAGTCCATTTAAAAAGAGACTTAACAGACCTACTTAACTTTTTACATCCCACCATTTAAGATTT
Above is a genomic segment from Alosa sapidissima isolate fAloSap1 chromosome 4, fAloSap1.pri, whole genome shotgun sequence containing:
- the LOC121707686 gene encoding G-protein coupled receptor 182-like, producing the protein MFDSNETIWDVFFHCSVELDYKSRHIVLFFVYLIAFMVGLAANSVVVWVNWQRRHSRSTDVFCTLNICISHLMVMTVMPIFLLEVMMDYVWMWGQFLCRFTTFIYEFNYYSTSFFLAYMSVERYLALTRASVATATPPRPWGPAEKRRRVLICAGFWTFALLLTPLLVSNVQLVEYHSPGCYLAPEKDYVTWVVVITMTSMIFQFLIPGAIIITCNWLTVQALKKSPELQASYNVDTKMFHFYSAAFVVCWLPYHLVNLLIMVDDLNPLILNCDTTNVVYFSLNVLFSFTHLHYIANPVLYNFLSPSFRRSLLRAVARYVRKEAMAIPVEDGVEAEGKNKPKNTSLRKMSNASTSQSDIDS